GCCGAAGATCGTGCGACCGGCAAGCAAACCTTCATGCGGATGTCGAGCAACAGCCTGAACGCCGGCGTCAGCGCTCAAGAAAACCGCATCGTCCTCATCTTTAAGAATCAGGCGGCCTTCGATCGCTTCGTCGCCGGGAAGTGGGAATGGGGCGGAACCGCTTCGGCCGGCGTGACCACGAAGAGCGGCAAGGGCGGAACCGGCAATCAGGCCGGCGCGTCGAGCGACGACGTGACGATCTATCAGATGACCTCTTCCGGCTTCGCGCTCACCGCGAACATCGGCGCCGCCCGCTTCTGGCCCGACCCGGACATGACCTCGGCCTTCTGATCACGCGATCGCCTTCAAAAACAGAAAACCCCGGCCGCTCGGCCGGGGTTTTTCATTGCCGAACACCTCGTTCGCGATCACCGCTTCGCCGCGGCAACCGTCTTCTTCGGATTGATGACGAAACGACCGTCGTAACCCTGCATCGGATCCGCGTTCTCCCGGATCAACTGCACGATCTGCGCCGTCGTCAGCTCGGGATTCACCGCAACCATCTTTCCGACAAGGTTTGTGACGTTTGGCGCCGCCATCGACGTGCCGCTGTACTTGAACCGCTTGCCGCCGGGAACGTAACTCTCGACTTCAAAGCCGTTCGCGTAGATCGTCACGCCCTTGCCGAACGTCGTGAAGCTGGTCGGCTTGCCCGATGAATCGATCGCGCCGATCGTGAGCACGTTGGGCAGTTCGATCCCCGAGGGGATAAGCTCGGCAAACGTGTTGTCGTTGTCGCTGTTACCCGCCGCGGGAACAAAGAGAATCTCCGGCGCGCTCGCCATCGCGTTCTTCATCGCGTCCCGGATGATCTTGAAGTACTCACGCGAGAGTTCCGCCCGCTCTTCTTTCGACTTGCCGATCCCCTTGGCTTCGAGTTCTTTTTCGATGTCCTCGCGGCTCAAGCCCCACGACATGTTGACCACACGCACGCCCGCTTTCTTCATCAGCGCCACCGTGTCGGTGAAGCTCTTCGCGATGTCGGTCGCGAACTCCTTGGTCCAGGTGTAGCGCGGCACCGCCTTGAAATCGAAGGTGAGGCGAACGCCGTACACCCTCGCGAACGGATTGCCCTCGGTCGCGATCCCCGTCACGTGCGTCCCGTGCGAGTAGTTGCCGTAAAGCCCGAGGTCTTCCATGAAGCTCTGGACCTGATCGGATTTCAGCCCTTTCACGTACGTACGGAACGCATCGGCTTCCTTGCTCTGGACACCGGCCTGGCTATCCCCCGCTCCCTTCGTGTACGTTTCGACCAGGCTGAGCGGTGATTTCAACTCGTCGATCGAGATCAGCAGCCCGCTCGTCGGCTTCGCGTTCATGTCGTAGGCGATGCCGTTCACGTCGTCGACAAACCCGTTGTTGTCGTTGTCCTTGCCGTCGATTATCTCGGCGCTGTTTTCCCAGAGCCTTCCCGAGAAGAGCGAGACATCCACTCCCGAGTCCCAGATGCCGATCACGACCGGGGTGGCGCTATCGGTCGGAGCCAACTCGACTTTGCTCGCGCTCAGCACGTCCACGCGCGGCTTGCTGTTGGTTTCCGCGAGCTTTCCGTACACCTCCGCCACCGCGGGCTGAAGTTCGAGCATGTTGTCGATCAGGTTGCGCATGTTGACCATGCCGGCCACGTAGTCGCCGGAGATCTCGCCGTTGTTCGCCGCCACGACCGGATCCAGATTCGCC
The DNA window shown above is from Phycisphaeraceae bacterium and carries:
- a CDS encoding S8 family serine peptidase codes for the protein MIQKLRKDFGLKHASRSAPGSRAALLALLAGMTAFCAPAMAWQAPPAGKIEVKTADDLPRHTYKIEGAASDFLVSDAAFRAFVSELKANTLTDLEKYDIQDKTTLKGYQQLLAQIAMFEGNYDEAIKRIDMAKELEGKESVRLMSGQTLRSMIAARKVSDNGADKAAYLAAFKKELESRVAPLPWDKVRESILQARSTAMILNKDLIIGQVKANLDPVVAANNGEISGDYVAGMVNMRNLIDNMLELQPAVAEVYGKLAETNSKPRVDVLSASKVELAPTDSATPVVIGIWDSGVDVSLFSGRLWENSAEIIDGKDNDNNGFVDDVNGIAYDMNAKPTSGLLISIDELKSPLSLVETYTKGAGDSQAGVQSKEADAFRTYVKGLKSDQVQSFMEDLGLYGNYSHGTHVTGIATEGNPFARVYGVRLTFDFKAVPRYTWTKEFATDIAKSFTDTVALMKKAGVRVVNMSWGLSREDIEKELEAKGIGKSKEERAELSREYFKIIRDAMKNAMASAPEILFVPAAGNSDNDNTFAELIPSGIELPNVLTIGAIDSSGKPTSFTTFGKGVTIYANGFEVESYVPGGKRFKYSGTSMAAPNVTNLVGKMVAVNPELTTAQIVQLIRENADPMQGYDGRFVINPKKTVAAAKR